A window of the Armatimonadota bacterium genome harbors these coding sequences:
- a CDS encoding ankyrin repeat domain-containing protein has translation MALRHFPVRPDLELLTGQAGELLSALHNGDAAAAAEFRQFHPDPVAAQSAQMVDAQLALARSYGLPSWQRLVTACRLTDAIWRGDAETVRTLVLQYPELITEDARGVKGNWGPPMSYAANIGQDSIIRMLRELGAEDVQSAFERACLQGKLDTARMLVDMGARIQPGVIMGPCETQSGSGLELLLELGADFSDAAGDRAAPVALILETYCRNPEGKHRCLELAAAHGAELPDSAPMALHRGRLDLLERHLARDPAMLTRTFTHEEIYPPEVGCHEDVSLALCGTELAGGTLLHLCVDYDELEIANWLLDHGADANAPAAVDSDGFGGHTPLFNCVVSQAYLAGIHRDGTWAQLILDHGADPNAVASLRKRLRFVEDETMHLYHNVKPISYGQRFHERRWVCTPALDLIAAHGGTL, from the coding sequence ATGGCTCTGCGCCATTTTCCGGTACGGCCCGACCTCGAACTCCTGACGGGTCAGGCCGGTGAACTGCTCAGCGCGCTGCACAACGGCGATGCTGCGGCCGCTGCCGAGTTCCGCCAGTTTCATCCTGATCCGGTTGCTGCGCAGAGCGCGCAGATGGTTGACGCACAGCTGGCGCTGGCGCGCAGTTACGGCTTGCCCAGTTGGCAGCGGCTGGTTACAGCCTGTCGCCTGACCGATGCCATCTGGCGCGGAGACGCCGAGACTGTGCGTACGTTAGTGCTCCAATATCCCGAACTGATCACCGAAGATGCCCGTGGCGTCAAGGGCAACTGGGGCCCTCCGATGTCGTACGCCGCCAACATCGGACAGGACTCTATCATCCGCATGCTGCGCGAACTGGGCGCCGAGGACGTCCAGTCGGCATTTGAGCGAGCATGCCTGCAGGGTAAATTGGATACCGCCCGAATGCTGGTCGACATGGGCGCCCGGATCCAGCCCGGCGTCATCATGGGCCCATGTGAGACTCAATCCGGTTCCGGCCTGGAGCTGCTGCTCGAGCTTGGCGCCGATTTCAGCGATGCCGCCGGTGACAGGGCCGCCCCAGTAGCATTGATTCTGGAAACGTACTGCCGCAATCCGGAAGGCAAACACCGATGCCTGGAGCTTGCCGCAGCCCATGGCGCCGAACTGCCCGATTCGGCGCCGATGGCTCTGCATCGCGGACGGCTCGATTTGTTGGAACGGCACCTGGCGAGAGATCCGGCCATGCTCACACGCACCTTCACACATGAAGAGATCTACCCGCCGGAAGTTGGATGCCATGAGGATGTGTCGCTGGCGCTCTGCGGCACCGAATTGGCGGGTGGCACCCTGCTCCACCTGTGCGTGGATTATGACGAACTGGAGATCGCCAATTGGCTGCTGGACCACGGCGCGGATGCTAACGCGCCGGCTGCCGTCGATTCCGATGGCTTCGGCGGTCATACACCGCTCTTCAACTGTGTTGTTTCGCAGGCGTATCTGGCCGGCATCCACCGCGATGGCACATGGGCGCAGCTCATCCTGGACCACGGCGCCGATCCCAATGCCGTGGCGTCGCTGCGAAAACGCCTCCGCTTTGTGGAGGATGAAACGATGCACCTCTACCACAACGTAAAGCCAATCAGTTATGGCCAGCGTTTTCACGAGCGTCGATGGGTCTGCACGCCGGCCCTCGACCTGATCGCCGCGCACGGTGGCACACTTTGA
- a CDS encoding M48 family metalloprotease: MSRPLGQQSAIRSLLARAACVALGFALLLPASRAVALAQAGHTKPPTAARDSGVGPDGYADDAEVKLGRENADEFNKTAKFVTDPALVDRVTRIGDAIAHVANTVPIPALWGSSQLKKFHYTFRVVDDPDVNAFSLPGGFIYVYKGLLNFVHSDDELAGVLAHEITHVDHHHTMKLMHENDKIQKWILPLVALGAIASHSAMNGAYDVFLAANLYQTAKINTYGIHAEEDADHGAILLLTHTKYNPVGLYSFMLREAADERNHTYGNLGIYRTHPPGADRATSARELLESLHIPIRLSEVDPTLRATARTDPAEPAVAVLAMRGVDICRVVGMDGETAVQRGDRIAAQLNKLVDTHLQSWEVRTNADNSRVLFRGLPLLTPADAAAQNQTVPQLALSVGVAIAQIDQKVQLDSNPQYPTPQGH, encoded by the coding sequence ATGTCGAGACCATTGGGCCAACAATCTGCAATCCGCTCGCTGCTTGCGCGCGCCGCGTGCGTCGCGCTGGGTTTCGCGCTGCTTCTGCCCGCATCGCGGGCAGTTGCCCTCGCGCAGGCCGGCCACACCAAACCTCCGACGGCCGCCAGGGATTCCGGCGTTGGGCCGGACGGCTACGCGGATGACGCCGAGGTCAAGCTTGGCCGCGAAAACGCCGACGAGTTCAACAAAACCGCCAAGTTTGTTACCGACCCGGCGCTGGTTGACCGCGTCACACGGATCGGTGACGCCATTGCCCACGTAGCCAACACCGTACCGATTCCGGCGCTGTGGGGAAGCTCGCAGCTGAAAAAGTTCCACTACACGTTCCGGGTTGTGGATGATCCCGATGTGAACGCCTTTTCGCTTCCCGGCGGGTTCATATACGTGTACAAGGGGCTGCTCAACTTCGTCCATTCGGATGATGAACTTGCCGGTGTGCTGGCGCACGAGATCACGCATGTGGATCACCACCACACGATGAAGCTGATGCACGAGAACGACAAGATACAGAAGTGGATCCTGCCGCTTGTCGCCCTCGGGGCCATTGCCAGCCACAGCGCAATGAATGGCGCGTACGATGTCTTTCTGGCCGCGAACCTCTACCAGACTGCGAAGATAAACACCTACGGCATACACGCGGAAGAAGATGCCGATCATGGCGCCATTCTGCTCCTGACGCACACCAAGTACAACCCGGTTGGCCTGTACAGCTTCATGCTGCGCGAGGCCGCTGACGAGCGCAACCACACCTACGGCAATCTCGGTATCTACCGCACGCACCCACCCGGCGCCGACCGCGCCACATCCGCGCGCGAGCTGTTGGAATCGCTGCATATACCTATCCGGCTGAGCGAAGTGGACCCGACGCTGCGCGCCACAGCGCGCACCGACCCGGCCGAGCCGGCGGTCGCGGTTTTGGCGATGCGCGGCGTGGATATCTGCCGCGTGGTGGGCATGGATGGCGAAACTGCTGTGCAGCGCGGGGATCGTATCGCGGCGCAGCTCAACAAGCTGGTGGATACCCATCTGCAATCGTGGGAGGTGCGCACCAACGCCGATAACAGCCGTGTGCTTTTTCGCGGGCTGCCGCTGCTAACTCCGGCCGACGCTGCTGCCCAGAACCAGACCGTGCCCCAACTCGCGCTCAGCGTGGGAGTTGCGATCGCCCAAATCGATCAAAAGGTTCAACTCGATTCGAACCCGCAGTACCCCACGCCTCAAGGGCATTGA